One genomic region from Nocardia vinacea encodes:
- a CDS encoding NAD(P)-dependent oxidoreductase: MSQVIGFVGAGQMGEPMVVRLVRAGYRVVVYARRAPVRERLRACGAEVVDSAAAAAAAADIVIVCVFSDAQLVEIVGGPDGVLAAAGLDTVVVSHTTGAVSTVMDLAATHPDGPVLLDGPVSGSAEDIAAGKLTVLLGGPALAVEAARPVLEAYARTIVVTGGLGSALAVKLVNNALFAANAQLVALAAEVGRRLGIEDNDLLDALAACSGNSYAATSIRRTGGFPKFEQLAAPFLRKDVAACVAATSDLGVDLGLLGTVIAAGPFDLG, encoded by the coding sequence GATGGTGGTTCGACTGGTGCGGGCCGGCTATCGGGTGGTGGTCTACGCGCGCCGTGCACCGGTGCGGGAACGTTTGCGCGCATGCGGTGCGGAGGTGGTGGATTCGGCCGCCGCGGCGGCCGCGGCCGCCGACATCGTGATCGTCTGCGTGTTCTCCGACGCGCAATTGGTCGAGATCGTAGGCGGCCCCGACGGCGTATTGGCGGCAGCGGGCCTGGATACGGTCGTGGTGTCGCATACGACGGGCGCGGTGTCGACGGTAATGGATTTGGCCGCAACGCATCCGGACGGGCCGGTGCTGTTGGACGGGCCGGTGAGCGGTTCGGCGGAAGATATCGCTGCGGGGAAGTTGACGGTGCTGCTGGGTGGTCCGGCGTTAGCGGTGGAAGCGGCGCGCCCGGTGCTCGAGGCCTATGCCCGAACGATTGTCGTCACGGGTGGGCTCGGCAGCGCATTGGCCGTGAAACTGGTGAACAACGCCCTATTTGCCGCGAATGCGCAGTTGGTGGCGCTCGCCGCGGAGGTGGGCAGGCGATTGGGCATCGAGGACAACGATTTGCTGGATGCGCTGGCGGCGTGCAGCGGCAACAGCTACGCGGCGACTTCGATTCGGCGCACCGGGGGATTCCCGAAATTCGAGCAGCTGGCAGCACCTTTCCTGCGCAAGGACGTGGCGGCGTGTGTCGCCGCGACATCCGATCTCGGCGTCGATCTCGGCCTGCTCGGCACCGTCATCGCCGCCGGTCCGTTCGATCTCGGCTGA
- a CDS encoding nitronate monooxygenase: protein MTNEAVAEFLDRFRIPLIAAPMTGVSGLELAVAAADSGIGASFPVHNAASPAEVDRWLQHLEQRAGLVIPNLVVHRTNARLAADLDVITAHRVPAVITSVGSPVHVVGPLHDAGVLVFSDVASLRHVERAIAAGVDGLVLLTAGAGGHSAPVERARSDRVCTRYRCRARCCRARCLRPG from the coding sequence ATGACCAACGAAGCTGTGGCGGAGTTTCTGGACCGCTTCCGCATCCCGCTCATCGCCGCGCCGATGACGGGGGTATCCGGCCTGGAGTTGGCCGTGGCGGCGGCCGATAGCGGTATCGGAGCCTCGTTTCCGGTGCACAACGCGGCGTCACCCGCCGAGGTCGACCGATGGCTGCAGCATCTCGAGCAGCGCGCGGGTCTGGTGATCCCCAACCTCGTCGTGCACCGGACGAATGCCCGGCTGGCAGCCGACCTCGACGTCATCACCGCCCATCGGGTACCCGCCGTCATCACCAGCGTCGGGTCGCCCGTCCATGTCGTCGGACCGCTGCACGACGCCGGTGTGCTGGTCTTCTCCGATGTGGCATCCCTGCGTCATGTCGAGCGCGCGATCGCCGCGGGTGTCGACGGGCTCGTGCTGCTCACCGCGGGCGCGGGCGGGCATTCGGCCCCCGTGGAACGCGCCCGATCCGATCGGGTATGCACTCGGTATCGCTGCCGGGCTCGATGTTGCCGCGCTCGTTGTCTTCGACCTGGCTGA
- a CDS encoding Rpn family recombination-promoting nuclease/putative transposase, translating to MAANPSNPSNPHDAYFRNVLGRPAEAASELRLVLPKEIVARLDWATLEVQSGTFVSDELRSRQSDLLFRTRLDGRDAFVYILLEHQSRSDNLMPFRMLEYVVNIWSHYLRSQPDARLLPPIIPVVVHVGPNGYRWTAPMDVADLIDADVDARAALGDYLPRMRYVLDDVNAVDLLVLLRRPMTPAAKVMLCLQKIVSGNPDLVAQLLLLRPELRAIIAGPGGKQAFRAIVKYILFVGDIDADDLDPLTDQLGPEAKEVIVTTADKLRAEGEARGEARGRAATLIELLTLKFGRLPASVEQAIWDGGLEQLKVWSARVLTASSLDDVLA from the coding sequence ATGGCCGCGAACCCGTCGAACCCGTCGAACCCACACGACGCCTACTTCCGCAATGTGCTCGGCCGCCCCGCCGAGGCGGCCTCGGAACTACGTCTGGTTTTGCCGAAGGAGATTGTGGCGCGCCTGGATTGGGCCACGCTCGAGGTGCAGTCGGGTACGTTCGTGTCCGATGAGTTGCGGTCCCGCCAGAGTGACCTACTGTTCCGGACCCGCCTCGACGGTCGCGACGCGTTCGTCTATATCTTGTTGGAGCATCAGAGCCGCAGTGACAATCTGATGCCGTTCCGGATGCTCGAATACGTCGTGAACATCTGGAGCCATTACCTGCGCTCGCAGCCCGATGCTCGATTGTTGCCGCCGATCATTCCGGTTGTCGTTCATGTCGGCCCGAACGGATACCGGTGGACGGCACCGATGGACGTGGCGGATCTGATCGATGCCGACGTCGACGCGCGGGCAGCGCTCGGGGATTACCTGCCGCGGATGCGGTACGTACTCGATGATGTCAATGCCGTCGATCTGCTCGTACTACTGCGACGACCTATGACACCCGCGGCGAAGGTCATGCTCTGCCTGCAGAAGATTGTGTCGGGCAACCCCGACCTGGTCGCGCAACTGTTGCTCCTCCGCCCCGAACTTCGGGCCATTATCGCAGGTCCAGGCGGGAAACAGGCCTTCAGGGCCATTGTGAAGTACATTTTGTTCGTCGGTGATATAGATGCCGACGACCTCGATCCCCTCACCGATCAGCTCGGGCCTGAAGCCAAGGAGGTCATCGTGACTACCGCTGACAAGTTGCGCGCAGAAGGTGAAGCGCGTGGTGAAGCGCGCGGGCGGGCGGCGACGTTGATCGAGCTGTTGACCTTGAAGTTCGGTCGGCTGCCTGCGTCGGTGGAGCAGGCTATATGGGATGGCGGGTTGGAGCAGCTGAAGGTGTGGAGCGCGCGGGTGCTCACGGCGAGCAGTCTGGACGACGTACTGGCCTGA
- a CDS encoding acyl-CoA dehydrogenase family protein, whose amino-acid sequence MTSSSTGVDAVAPEDFREILAQTRKFVRTVVVQREREIAEENRMPDEIVEQAKAMGLFGYAIPQQWGGLGLDLAQDVELAMEFGYTTLALRSMFGTNNGIAGQVLVGFGTEEQKSGWLERIASGEVVASFALTESGAGSNPASLRSTAVRAGADWIINGEKRFITNAPVADLFVAFARTRPADENGAGIAVFLVPADSPGVEVGPKDRKMGQEGAWTAEVRFQDVRVGPEALVGGSEDIGYRAAMTSLARGRIHIAALAVGAAQRALDESVAYAATATQGGTAIGQFQLVQAMLADMQTGVMAGRALVRDAARSWVAGEDRRIAPSVAKLYCTEMAGNVADLAVQVHGGTGYMRDVAVERIYRDVRLLRLYEGTSEIQRLIIGGGLVKNAQRGQ is encoded by the coding sequence ATGACGAGTTCTTCCACCGGCGTCGATGCGGTCGCACCGGAGGATTTCCGCGAAATCCTGGCCCAGACCAGGAAGTTCGTCCGGACCGTCGTCGTCCAGCGGGAGCGCGAGATCGCCGAAGAGAACCGGATGCCCGACGAGATCGTCGAACAGGCCAAGGCGATGGGGCTTTTCGGCTACGCCATACCCCAGCAATGGGGTGGGCTCGGCCTCGATCTCGCGCAGGACGTCGAGTTGGCGATGGAGTTCGGCTACACCACGCTCGCGTTGCGGTCGATGTTCGGCACCAATAACGGGATCGCGGGCCAGGTACTGGTCGGATTCGGCACCGAGGAACAGAAGTCGGGGTGGCTCGAGCGCATCGCCTCCGGAGAAGTGGTGGCCTCGTTCGCACTCACCGAATCCGGGGCGGGCTCCAATCCGGCATCGTTGCGGAGTACGGCAGTCCGCGCCGGGGCGGACTGGATCATCAACGGCGAGAAGCGATTCATCACCAACGCTCCGGTGGCGGATCTGTTCGTCGCCTTCGCGCGCACCCGCCCCGCCGACGAAAACGGCGCCGGGATCGCGGTATTCCTCGTCCCCGCCGACTCCCCCGGCGTCGAGGTCGGGCCCAAGGACCGCAAGATGGGCCAGGAGGGCGCGTGGACGGCGGAGGTGCGATTCCAGGATGTGCGCGTCGGACCCGAGGCGCTGGTCGGCGGCAGCGAGGATATCGGCTATCGCGCGGCGATGACCTCGCTGGCCCGTGGCCGGATCCATATCGCCGCGCTCGCGGTCGGCGCCGCGCAACGCGCCCTCGACGAGTCGGTGGCCTACGCCGCGACGGCCACTCAGGGCGGCACTGCGATCGGACAGTTCCAATTGGTGCAGGCCATGCTCGCCGACATGCAGACCGGAGTCATGGCGGGCCGGGCACTGGTCCGCGATGCCGCGCGCAGCTGGGTCGCGGGCGAGGACCGGCGCATCGCACCCTCGGTCGCGAAGCTGTACTGCACCGAAATGGCGGGCAATGTCGCCGATTTGGCAGTACAGGTGCACGGCGGCACCGGCTATATGCGTGACGTGGCCGTCGAACGCATCTACCGCGATGTCCGGCTACTGCGACTGTACGAGGGCACCAGTGAGATCCAGCGACTGATCATCGGCGGCGGACTCGTCAAGAACGCCCAGCGCGGGCAGTAA
- a CDS encoding DoxX family protein: MNAYDVGLLLLRACLGLTMAAHGYGKIFSGGRLTGTAAWFDSIGMKPGTLHARLAAGCEVGFGIALAVGLLTPVAAAGFVALMVVAAWTVHRSNGFFIVGNGWEYNMVLAVAAISVATLGAGRISIDRLLFGTDQPDGWIGLAIAAGLGAVSGIGQLAIFYRPQATTVS, encoded by the coding sequence ATGAATGCTTATGACGTCGGTCTCTTACTACTGCGAGCCTGCCTCGGTTTGACCATGGCCGCACACGGATACGGCAAGATCTTCTCGGGCGGACGGCTCACCGGAACTGCTGCGTGGTTCGACAGCATCGGGATGAAACCGGGCACGCTGCACGCGCGGCTGGCGGCGGGCTGCGAGGTCGGCTTCGGTATCGCACTCGCGGTGGGCCTGCTCACCCCCGTCGCCGCGGCCGGATTCGTCGCGCTCATGGTGGTCGCGGCGTGGACCGTCCATCGGTCCAACGGATTCTTCATCGTGGGCAACGGCTGGGAGTACAACATGGTGCTCGCGGTGGCGGCGATATCCGTAGCGACACTCGGCGCCGGGCGGATCAGCATCGATCGGCTGCTCTTCGGCACCGATCAACCCGATGGCTGGATAGGTCTGGCGATCGCGGCCGGTCTCGGAGCGGTGTCCGGTATCGGGCAACTGGCGATCTTCTACCGGCCGCAGGCCACGACGGTCTCCTGA
- a CDS encoding fatty acid--CoA ligase family protein, translating into MSNRMTPSARDENGDGTAEFANQLAARLADYGDRPCIEFEQRWYTGEEIVDNIRAIELTLVTADVSISERIAIVVRNRVPHAAAVLGCIARSRPIAMVNSYQSAESIARDIGEVRPSAVIADRQDWTAPVLAACERVGSAGVSLSLDPPRVDTVLPRTCVAGRSSDPVVEVPGLHILTSGTTGPPKRVPIPMAALEHTVRSMTGGETAGSDDPPELVYWPFGSVGICQLLAGPFLGKRIVLLEKFSVEEWVRAVKTYRIKRAGVQPTILRMILQADVPREDLASLEYLPGGSGPLEAELRAEFEQRYGIPLLWAYGATEFAGSVCAWTPELHRQFGATKEGSVGRPLPGVQVRVVDAATGSEADVGAQGLLEAKVAVLGPNWVRTTDLASVDADGFVTVHGRGDGAINRGGFKILPETVRKVLLGHPAVRDACVVGVPDARLGQVPFAAVEVRRGVPTPAESELKELLRQALPSHHVPVAITVVERLPRNAALKAKLDEVAAMYGRG; encoded by the coding sequence ATGTCGAATCGGATGACACCATCGGCTCGCGACGAAAATGGCGACGGCACTGCGGAATTCGCGAACCAATTAGCAGCCCGCCTAGCCGACTACGGCGATCGGCCGTGTATCGAGTTCGAGCAGCGGTGGTACACGGGCGAGGAGATCGTCGACAACATCCGTGCGATCGAACTGACACTTGTAACCGCCGATGTCTCGATATCCGAGCGGATCGCAATCGTTGTTCGCAACCGCGTACCCCATGCCGCGGCGGTGCTCGGATGCATCGCCCGGTCTCGCCCGATCGCGATGGTCAACTCCTATCAGTCCGCCGAGTCCATAGCCCGTGACATCGGGGAAGTACGGCCCAGCGCGGTCATCGCGGATCGTCAGGATTGGACCGCGCCGGTGCTCGCGGCATGTGAGCGAGTCGGCAGTGCCGGGGTGTCGCTTTCACTGGATCCGCCGCGGGTGGACACGGTGCTGCCACGCACTTGCGTCGCGGGCCGCAGCTCGGATCCAGTGGTAGAGGTACCCGGGTTGCACATCTTGACCAGCGGAACGACCGGACCGCCGAAACGAGTGCCGATCCCGATGGCCGCGCTCGAACATACGGTGCGGAGCATGACCGGCGGCGAAACCGCCGGATCCGACGATCCGCCGGAGTTGGTGTACTGGCCATTCGGCAGTGTGGGCATCTGCCAGTTGCTCGCCGGTCCGTTTCTCGGCAAGCGGATAGTGCTGCTGGAGAAGTTCAGCGTCGAAGAGTGGGTTCGCGCGGTCAAGACCTACCGGATCAAGCGGGCGGGGGTGCAGCCGACGATTCTGCGAATGATTCTGCAGGCCGATGTCCCACGCGAAGATCTGGCATCGCTGGAGTATCTGCCCGGTGGTTCCGGGCCACTGGAAGCCGAACTGCGTGCGGAATTCGAGCAGCGCTACGGTATTCCGCTGCTGTGGGCGTACGGGGCGACCGAGTTCGCGGGTTCGGTCTGTGCGTGGACACCTGAGCTGCACCGGCAATTCGGTGCCACCAAGGAGGGCAGTGTCGGCAGACCGCTGCCGGGTGTACAGGTCCGGGTCGTCGACGCGGCGACCGGATCCGAGGCGGATGTCGGCGCGCAGGGCTTGCTGGAAGCCAAAGTGGCTGTGCTCGGCCCGAATTGGGTGCGCACGACCGATCTCGCCTCGGTGGACGCCGACGGTTTCGTCACCGTGCACGGCCGGGGCGACGGCGCGATCAATCGCGGTGGATTCAAGATCCTGCCCGAGACCGTGCGCAAGGTACTGCTCGGACATCCGGCGGTCCGCGATGCCTGCGTGGTCGGTGTGCCCGATGCGCGGCTGGGGCAGGTGCCCTTCGCCGCGGTGGAGGTGCGGCGCGGTGTACCTACCCCGGCGGAGTCGGAACTGAAAGAACTCCTCCGGCAAGCACTTCCGAGCCACCACGTGCCGGTCGCGATCACGGTGGTCGAACGACTGCCGCGGAATGCGGCGTTGAAGGCGAAGCTGGACGAGGTGGCGGCGATGTACGGCCGCGGCTGA
- a CDS encoding NADPH:quinone reductase: MLASWYDQQGPAAEVLQLGELPDPTPGPGEVRVRVTVSGANPGDTKKRRGWTGSAMPYPRVIPHSDAAGIIDAVGDGVDARHVGTRVWVYGAQSYRPFGTAAQYTVVPGDLAVPLPDHLSDDLGASLGIPGITAHRTVFADGPVDGKLVLVNGLLGGVGSLAAQLARWGGATVIGTVRRSTELDRIDPEVVSHAVALDSGDPAAAIRAHATDGVDRIIEVALSDNADLDDAVAANGAVIAAYATRHDRTEIPFWTLLFNNVTLRLLGSDDFPAEARRQATRDLTAAAAVGALTVDVGDRFPLADIAKAHDRIDAGGRGRVLVDIPQ; this comes from the coding sequence ATGCTTGCGTCCTGGTACGACCAGCAGGGCCCGGCCGCCGAAGTGCTCCAGCTCGGTGAGCTGCCCGACCCCACCCCTGGCCCCGGTGAGGTCCGTGTCCGCGTCACCGTCTCCGGCGCCAACCCCGGCGACACCAAGAAGCGTCGCGGCTGGACCGGCTCGGCCATGCCCTATCCGCGGGTGATCCCGCACAGCGACGCCGCCGGCATCATCGACGCCGTTGGCGACGGCGTCGACGCGCGCCACGTCGGGACGCGCGTGTGGGTGTACGGCGCCCAGTCCTACCGCCCCTTCGGCACCGCCGCCCAGTACACCGTCGTCCCCGGCGACCTCGCCGTCCCACTGCCCGACCACCTGTCCGACGACCTCGGCGCGAGCCTGGGCATCCCCGGCATCACCGCGCACCGCACCGTCTTCGCCGACGGCCCCGTCGACGGCAAACTGGTGCTGGTCAACGGCCTGCTCGGCGGGGTCGGCTCACTGGCCGCCCAGCTCGCCCGCTGGGGCGGGGCCACGGTCATCGGCACCGTCCGACGCAGCACCGAACTGGACAGGATCGATCCCGAGGTCGTCTCCCACGCCGTCGCCCTCGACTCAGGCGACCCCGCCGCCGCAATCCGCGCCCACGCAACCGACGGCGTGGACCGGATCATCGAGGTCGCCCTGTCCGACAACGCCGACCTGGACGACGCCGTCGCTGCGAACGGCGCGGTCATCGCCGCGTACGCCACCCGCCACGACCGCACCGAGATCCCGTTCTGGACCCTGCTGTTCAACAACGTCACCCTGCGCTTGCTCGGCAGCGACGACTTCCCCGCCGAAGCCAGGCGCCAGGCCACCCGCGACCTCACCGCCGCGGCCGCCGTCGGCGCCCTCACCGTCGATGTCGGCGACCGCTTCCCGCTCGCCGACATCGCCAAGGCTCACGACCGCATCGACGCCGGCGGTCGCGGCCGTGTACTGGTCGACATCCCCCAGTAA
- a CDS encoding PadR family transcriptional regulator produces MLELAILGFLTEGPLPGHELRRRITHLTGYSRPVSDGTLYPAINRLTKAELIERRRAPEAGGGRYVLNLTAAGRADMLRRLREPAEHEITDFSRWFVILAFLSLLPNSAEQHAVLRRRLDFLEAPASFFYDGDTPLRAEQVTDPYRRGMLLTARATSRAERAWLHEVMDGDGIRAADEQPHPQTHTRDRKD; encoded by the coding sequence ATGCTTGAACTCGCGATACTCGGCTTCCTGACCGAGGGCCCACTGCCGGGGCACGAGCTGCGCCGCCGCATCACGCACCTGACCGGCTACAGCCGTCCGGTCAGCGACGGCACCCTCTACCCGGCGATCAACCGGCTGACGAAGGCCGAGCTGATCGAACGGCGCCGCGCACCCGAGGCGGGCGGCGGCCGGTACGTGCTGAACCTGACCGCGGCAGGACGCGCGGACATGCTGCGGCGGCTGCGGGAACCGGCCGAGCACGAGATCACCGACTTCTCCCGCTGGTTCGTGATCCTGGCGTTCCTCTCACTGCTGCCCAACAGCGCCGAGCAGCACGCCGTGCTGCGACGCCGCCTGGACTTCCTGGAGGCCCCCGCCAGCTTCTTCTACGACGGTGACACCCCGCTGCGCGCCGAGCAGGTCACCGACCCTTACCGGCGCGGCATGCTGCTCACCGCCCGCGCCACCAGCCGCGCAGAACGCGCCTGGCTCCACGAGGTCATGGACGGCGACGGCATCCGAGCAGCGGACGAGCAGCCCCACCCTCAGACCCACACCCGTGATCGGAAGGACTGA
- a CDS encoding PaaI family thioesterase — MTAMQAISGLLDHIGFRRNGGADDSPVWELPVAPHVVNTSGGLQGGLIATLADIAAGTAALATRPNGGGVVTSDLSVRYFRAITDGAARAVTKIVHAGKRSIVVQVEVRSMPGDELAALATVNFATVEFNTGATES; from the coding sequence ATGACAGCGATGCAAGCGATCAGTGGGCTCCTCGACCACATCGGATTCCGCCGAAACGGCGGCGCGGACGATTCGCCCGTTTGGGAGCTTCCGGTCGCTCCACACGTGGTCAACACCTCGGGCGGACTACAGGGCGGGCTCATCGCGACACTGGCCGATATCGCGGCGGGCACAGCAGCGTTGGCGACACGACCGAACGGCGGCGGCGTCGTCACCTCGGATCTGAGTGTGCGCTATTTCCGCGCCATCACCGACGGCGCGGCGCGCGCCGTGACCAAGATCGTGCATGCGGGTAAGCGGTCCATCGTCGTCCAGGTCGAAGTGCGGAGCATGCCGGGTGACGAGCTGGCCGCACTCGCGACCGTCAACTTCGCCACGGTCGAATTCAACACCGGCGCGACAGAGTCGTAG
- a CDS encoding long-chain fatty acid--CoA ligase gives MPEDVASTVCTVDALIRLRADRNGADSAVIDPTARLTYAELDATTHRLAAAFVEAGVGKGTRVGLIMPNSVRWVQFAVALTRIGAVLVPLSTLLKTLELIAQLRVAAVEFVITIEEFRGHRYVEGLRSDLALTDLDDAPIHRPALPALRRVWTVDQVDRLPVSATATEVAAALARTVAAADPLTIMFTSGSRSLPKGVIHSHGNAFGAVRSGLASRCIDGDTRLYLPMPFFWVGGFGGGVLSALLAGATLVTEAIPRPETTLRLLERERVTLFRGWPDQAEALARQADTVGADLSALRPGSLEALLPPEQRSRPGVRANLFGMTESFGPYCGYRADTDMPETAAGSCGRPFAGMEVRIVDPTDGSPARVGTVGEIQLRGPHMLRGICRRSREDLLTVDGFYPTGDLGHLDEGGYLFYHGRSDDMFKVSGATVYPSEVEQALRGIDGVENAFVTNVVQGQGDQVAAAVVGDISIDRLHTAARQRLSAFKVPTIWLLLKSDESIQRGSTGKVDIRALRDLLSRQGSK, from the coding sequence ATGCCTGAGGATGTCGCGTCGACCGTATGCACCGTCGACGCATTGATACGACTGCGCGCCGACCGCAACGGAGCCGACTCGGCGGTCATCGATCCGACCGCGCGCCTGACCTACGCCGAACTCGACGCGACGACACACCGGCTGGCCGCGGCATTCGTCGAGGCCGGTGTCGGCAAGGGCACCCGGGTGGGGTTGATCATGCCCAATAGCGTCCGCTGGGTGCAGTTCGCGGTCGCGCTCACGCGTATCGGTGCCGTGCTGGTACCGCTCAGCACCTTGCTGAAGACCCTGGAACTGATCGCGCAATTGCGCGTCGCCGCAGTGGAATTCGTGATCACGATCGAGGAGTTCCGCGGGCACCGCTACGTCGAGGGCCTTCGATCCGACTTGGCCCTAACCGATCTCGACGACGCGCCGATCCACCGCCCCGCGCTGCCCGCGCTACGGCGGGTGTGGACGGTCGATCAAGTGGATAGGCTGCCGGTTTCCGCAACAGCCACCGAGGTCGCCGCCGCGTTGGCGCGCACCGTCGCCGCCGCCGATCCGCTGACGATCATGTTCACTTCCGGAAGCCGAAGTCTCCCGAAGGGCGTGATCCACTCGCACGGCAACGCATTCGGCGCCGTGCGCTCCGGACTCGCCAGCCGATGCATCGATGGCGACACCAGGCTGTACTTGCCGATGCCCTTTTTCTGGGTGGGCGGCTTCGGCGGTGGTGTCCTGTCCGCGCTGCTGGCCGGCGCCACCCTGGTCACCGAGGCGATACCGCGACCGGAGACGACATTGCGACTGTTGGAACGCGAGCGGGTCACCCTCTTTCGCGGCTGGCCCGATCAGGCCGAAGCGCTTGCGCGCCAGGCGGATACGGTCGGCGCCGACCTCTCGGCACTGCGACCGGGTAGCCTCGAGGCATTGCTACCGCCCGAGCAGCGCTCGCGACCCGGTGTGCGCGCCAACCTGTTCGGCATGACGGAATCCTTCGGCCCCTACTGCGGTTACCGCGCCGACACCGATATGCCCGAGACCGCGGCGGGCAGCTGCGGGCGACCGTTTGCCGGGATGGAGGTGCGCATCGTCGATCCGACGGACGGCAGCCCGGCACGCGTGGGCACGGTGGGTGAGATCCAACTCCGCGGACCGCATATGCTGCGCGGTATCTGCCGCCGCAGTCGCGAAGACCTGCTGACCGTCGACGGCTTCTATCCCACCGGGGATCTCGGCCATCTCGACGAAGGCGGGTACCTGTTCTATCACGGCCGCTCCGACGACATGTTCAAGGTCAGCGGCGCCACCGTCTATCCCAGTGAGGTGGAGCAGGCCCTCCGCGGTATCGACGGTGTGGAGAACGCCTTCGTCACCAATGTCGTTCAGGGGCAAGGCGATCAGGTGGCCGCGGCCGTGGTGGGTGATATCTCGATCGATCGGCTCCACACCGCCGCGCGGCAACGGCTCAGCGCGTTCAAGGTGCCGACGATCTGGTTGCTGCTGAAGTCCGACGAGAGCATCCAACGCGGATCAACCGGCAAGGTCGATATCAGGGCATTGCGCGACCTGCTGTCGCGCCAGGGCAGTAAATGA
- a CDS encoding class I adenylate-forming enzyme family protein, which produces MNDYPSDNHPLIRRIADVLNLRPDAPAIEYDDRWFSWRLLGDMARRIRSYTTAPGTRPQKVGILLRNRPEHVAAFLGVLLGGGSVVVINPARGDDRIRADIAALRLPLVIGRASDLAALVTPESGTATVSISELDVGPHSTAAAGHSNDSGAAEPGVAVRMLTSGTTGPPKRVDITYDMLARSVLGTDPNRATPLSEPRRGIAIVNAPLVHIGGIFRILQCVIEARPFVLLPRFELSSWAKAVRAHRPAAVSLVPAALRTVLHSDLGKDDLAGIRVVTSGTAPLSAADADAFYEKFGIPVLTSYAATEFGGGVTGWTMADHQQYWNVKRGSVGRVSGGARLRVVDEEGMVLGADQPGLLEVIPGQLGPSADWIRTTDIARIDADGFLWILGRADQAIIRGGFKIMPDDVRSALEGHPAVLGAAVVARPDQRLGETPVALVELRDGATAGADELVQFLRTRLAAYEIPTEIAIVEAIPRTPSGKADLSAVRRHFSEPAAAVRGDNGY; this is translated from the coding sequence ATGAACGATTATCCGAGCGACAACCATCCCCTGATTCGACGCATCGCCGATGTGCTCAACCTACGGCCGGACGCGCCCGCGATCGAGTACGACGATCGGTGGTTCTCGTGGCGACTGCTCGGCGATATGGCGCGTCGCATCCGCTCCTACACCACCGCGCCCGGCACGAGGCCACAAAAGGTCGGCATTCTGCTGCGCAATCGGCCCGAGCATGTGGCCGCATTTCTCGGCGTCCTGCTGGGTGGCGGCAGCGTCGTGGTGATCAATCCGGCACGTGGTGACGACCGGATCCGAGCCGATATCGCCGCGCTGCGGCTACCGCTGGTCATCGGCCGTGCGAGCGATCTCGCGGCGCTGGTCACGCCCGAATCGGGCACTGCGACGGTGTCGATCTCGGAATTGGACGTAGGGCCGCACTCGACCGCCGCCGCCGGACATTCGAACGATTCCGGTGCAGCCGAGCCAGGGGTGGCGGTGCGCATGCTGACCAGCGGCACGACCGGTCCCCCGAAGCGGGTCGATATCACCTACGACATGCTTGCGCGCAGCGTGCTCGGAACCGACCCGAATCGTGCGACGCCCCTCAGCGAACCGCGACGCGGTATCGCGATCGTCAATGCGCCACTGGTCCACATCGGCGGCATATTCCGAATACTGCAGTGCGTCATCGAGGCCCGGCCGTTCGTGCTGTTGCCACGGTTCGAACTCAGCAGCTGGGCCAAGGCGGTGCGCGCGCATCGTCCGGCCGCGGTATCGCTGGTGCCCGCCGCGTTGCGCACGGTGCTGCATTCGGATCTGGGCAAGGACGATCTGGCGGGTATCCGTGTCGTCACTTCCGGCACAGCACCGCTGTCGGCCGCCGACGCCGACGCCTTCTACGAGAAGTTCGGTATCCCCGTCCTGACGTCCTATGCCGCAACCGAATTCGGCGGCGGCGTCACGGGCTGGACGATGGCCGACCACCAGCAATACTGGAATGTCAAGCGCGGCAGCGTCGGTCGCGTGAGCGGCGGCGCCAGGCTGCGAGTCGTCGACGAGGAAGGTATGGTCCTCGGTGCCGACCAGCCCGGTCTGCTCGAGGTCATCCCCGGACAGCTGGGACCGTCGGCGGACTGGATCCGCACCACCGATATCGCTCGCATCGATGCGGACGGATTTCTGTGGATCCTCGGGCGAGCCGATCAGGCGATCATCCGGGGTGGCTTCAAGATCATGCCCGACGATGTGCGCAGCGCCCTGGAAGGCCATCCCGCCGTGCTGGGGGCGGCGGTGGTGGCCCGGCCCGACCAGCGCCTCGGGGAGACGCCGGTGGCATTGGTGGAACTGCGCGATGGCGCGACCGCCGGCGCCGACGAGTTGGTGCAGTTCCTCCGAACGCGCTTGGCGGCCTATGAGATTCCCACCGAGATCGCCATTGTCGAGGCCATTCCGCGAACACCGTCCGGTAAGGCGGATCTGAGCGCGGTGCGGCGTCATTTCAGCGAACCCGCGGCTGCCGTGCGAGGCGACAATGGGTACTAA